The following coding sequences are from one Streptomyces venezuelae window:
- the lnt gene encoding apolipoprotein N-acyltransferase: MTATTTPVDEPDQLDPRPPQASRATRLLRRFVPAAVAALSGVLLYVSFPPRTLWWLALPAFGALAWCLRGRTWKAGLGLGYLFGLGFLLPLLVWTGVEVGPGPWLALAAVEAVFVALVGAGIATVSRLPGYPLWAAALWIAGEAARARVPFSGFPWGKIAFGQADGVFLPLAALGGTPVLGFAVVLCGFGLHEVVRQVVDVRATRAPHRGAVAVAALAVLVPVLGAFVSRPLVSDEAEDGTATVAAIQGNVPRAGLDFNAQRRAVLDHHVRETERLAAEVKAGKVARPDLVLWPENSSDIDPFANPDARLAIEGAVKAIGAPVSVGGVVENKNGRLYNEQILWDPEKGPTDTYDKRQIQPFGEYIPLRSLVGAFSSDVDKVRRDFSRGTDPGVFTMAGTKVGIATCYEAAFDWAVRDTVTHGAQIISVPSNNATFDRSEMTYQQLAMSRIRAVEHSRAVTVPVTSGVSAVIMPDGKIRSKTTWYTADSLVEEVPLRSSRTPATRLGVLPEGILVLIAAGGLGWAVTSAARARRSAGR, encoded by the coding sequence GTGACCGCCACCACCACTCCCGTAGACGAGCCGGATCAGCTCGATCCACGGCCCCCGCAGGCCTCCCGCGCCACCCGCCTCCTGCGCCGGTTCGTGCCCGCCGCCGTGGCGGCCCTCTCCGGAGTGCTGCTCTACGTCAGCTTCCCGCCCCGCACCTTGTGGTGGCTGGCGCTCCCCGCCTTCGGTGCCCTCGCCTGGTGTCTGCGCGGCCGCACCTGGAAGGCGGGCCTCGGCCTCGGCTACCTCTTCGGCCTCGGCTTCCTCCTGCCGCTCCTCGTATGGACCGGCGTCGAGGTCGGGCCAGGACCGTGGCTGGCCCTCGCCGCCGTCGAAGCCGTCTTCGTCGCCCTCGTCGGCGCGGGCATCGCGACCGTCTCACGCCTGCCCGGATACCCGCTCTGGGCGGCCGCCCTGTGGATCGCCGGAGAAGCGGCACGCGCACGTGTGCCGTTCAGCGGATTCCCCTGGGGGAAGATCGCCTTCGGCCAGGCGGACGGCGTGTTCCTGCCGCTCGCCGCGCTCGGCGGCACCCCCGTGCTCGGCTTCGCGGTCGTCCTGTGCGGCTTCGGGCTCCACGAGGTCGTGCGTCAGGTCGTCGACGTACGCGCCACCCGTGCCCCGCACCGCGGCGCGGTGGCCGTCGCGGCGCTCGCCGTGCTCGTCCCCGTCCTCGGCGCCTTCGTGTCGCGCCCGCTCGTCAGCGACGAGGCGGAGGACGGCACGGCCACCGTCGCCGCCATCCAGGGCAACGTCCCGCGCGCGGGCCTCGACTTCAACGCCCAGCGCCGCGCCGTCCTCGATCACCACGTGCGCGAGACCGAACGCCTCGCCGCCGAGGTGAAGGCCGGCAAGGTGGCGCGCCCCGATCTCGTCCTGTGGCCGGAGAACTCCTCCGACATCGACCCCTTCGCCAACCCGGACGCGCGCCTCGCGATCGAGGGTGCCGTCAAGGCCATCGGCGCGCCCGTCTCCGTCGGCGGGGTCGTCGAGAACAAGAACGGCAGGCTCTACAACGAACAGATCCTCTGGGACCCCGAGAAGGGACCCACGGACACGTACGACAAGCGGCAGATCCAGCCGTTCGGCGAGTACATCCCGCTGCGCTCCCTGGTCGGCGCGTTCAGCAGCGACGTCGACAAGGTGCGCAGGGACTTCAGCCGCGGCACCGACCCCGGCGTCTTCACCATGGCCGGGACGAAGGTGGGCATCGCGACCTGCTATGAGGCGGCCTTCGACTGGGCGGTGCGCGACACCGTCACCCACGGCGCGCAGATCATCTCCGTGCCCAGCAACAACGCCACCTTCGACCGCAGCGAGATGACCTACCAGCAGCTCGCGATGTCCCGCATCCGCGCGGTCGAGCACAGCCGCGCCGTCACGGTCCCGGTGACCAGCGGTGTCAGTGCCGTCATCATGCCGGACGGGAAGATCAGGTCGAAGACAACGTGGTACACCGCCGACTCGCTCGTCGAGGAGGTCCCGCTGCGCTCGTCGCGGACCCCCGCGACGCGTCTCGGTGTGCTCCCCGAAGGCATCCTGGTCCTGATCGCCGCGGGCGGTCTCGGCTGGGCCGTCACATCGGCGGCGCGGGCCCGGCGGAGCGCCGGCAGGTAG
- a CDS encoding O-antigen ligase family protein produces the protein MGSTGTAASACPEAAHERRNASDATGGALLGACAAWALITAGVHGGSPEGMLLAVLAVAAGYAGGRICGALLPVAAPCAGALAGLGLAVAAPRLTLSPSSPLGHTGATAALLILSAGAACCAAWAARTPSLRLALRLLAASIAGVAAVLGSPVGCAGSVMVLLCSLAAARLRNRAPGIIGLAAAAVLVTGVSLALADDSLPEGLTAPLEGSVGHHRVVLWKDALSLAEREPAMGVGPGRFGDVSPVAADDLVTDGKPHSATLQQASEQGFVGVALLAAVFCWLLHALWRSPGSTQVVLSAGASLTALTAVAAVGNALSVTTVTTGAGLLAGIATARPLATGLHGEDAVAQPE, from the coding sequence GTGGGGTCAACGGGTACGGCCGCTTCGGCCTGTCCGGAAGCGGCACACGAGCGGCGGAACGCGTCCGACGCGACGGGCGGGGCGCTGCTCGGCGCCTGTGCGGCGTGGGCGCTGATCACCGCGGGCGTGCACGGCGGCAGCCCGGAGGGGATGCTGCTCGCAGTCCTCGCCGTGGCCGCGGGGTACGCGGGCGGACGGATCTGCGGGGCACTGCTCCCCGTCGCCGCGCCGTGTGCGGGCGCGCTCGCCGGACTCGGGCTCGCCGTGGCGGCGCCGCGGCTCACGCTCAGCCCCTCCTCTCCCCTGGGCCACACCGGCGCCACCGCCGCCCTTCTGATCCTCTCGGCCGGTGCGGCGTGCTGTGCGGCCTGGGCGGCCCGTACGCCTTCGCTCCGCCTGGCGCTGCGGCTGCTCGCCGCAAGCATCGCGGGTGTCGCGGCGGTCCTCGGCTCGCCCGTCGGCTGCGCAGGCTCCGTCATGGTGCTGCTCTGCTCGTTGGCGGCGGCACGGCTGCGCAATCGAGCTCCGGGCATCATCGGGCTCGCCGCCGCGGCGGTCCTGGTCACGGGCGTGTCCCTGGCTCTGGCGGACGATTCGCTCCCGGAGGGCCTGACGGCGCCGCTGGAGGGCAGCGTCGGCCACCACCGCGTGGTGCTGTGGAAGGACGCGCTGAGCCTCGCCGAGCGGGAGCCCGCCATGGGGGTGGGACCGGGCCGGTTCGGCGATGTCAGTCCCGTCGCCGCCGACGACCTCGTCACGGACGGCAAGCCGCACTCGGCGACGCTGCAACAGGCGTCGGAGCAGGGGTTCGTCGGGGTGGCGCTGCTGGCGGCGGTGTTCTGCTGGCTGCTCCACGCCCTGTGGCGCTCCCCCGGTTCCACCCAGGTGGTCCTGTCGGCGGGGGCGTCCCTCACGGCACTGACGGCCGTGGCGGCAGTGGGCAACGCGCTGAGTGTGACGACGGTGACCACGGGAGCGGGCCTCCTGGCGGGCATCGCCACGGCCCGCCCTCTGGCCACAGGACTCCACGGGGAGGA